In Anaerolineae bacterium, the sequence TGCTACTGGCTCAGATCCGGCAGACGTATCTCCAGGCGCGCACCCATCTGGAAGCCCTCCTGGCCACGGGCGTCGCTTCCCTCCTGATCGGTCAGGCGGTCCTCATCACGGGCGGCACCAGCGGCCTGCTACCCCTCACGGGCGTCACTCTCCCCCTCGTCAGCTACGGCGGCTCCTCTCTCCTCATGTCGTACCTGGCGCTGGGCATGGTAGGCAGCCGGAACGGTCGCCACCAGCAGGGCGTGCCCACGTCCCGGCGGCGGAGCCACGACCTGGTTCATCTGGCTCTGGGGATGGCTCTCGGCATTCTGGTCCTGTGGCTGTCTGCGTGGCACCTGGCCGGCACGGCCATCATCGCGCGTCTCGAAGGCTGAGCAGCCACGCCTCTACCCGATCCGCTACTCCCGCTATGTCGTCAGGGGAGTGCGCTGGCCACGGCCCCTCCGCCTCCGCCCCACCTACCGCGGCGATCACCTCTCGCCCCCGCCCCCATTGCGCGCCGGCATCGGCCCTCCCCCCGGTCACCAGGATTCGGGGACCGGAGCCCGACTTGAAGCCTTCGGCTAACACCAGGTCCACGGGCATCAGGCTGGCCAGGGCCTTGAGGTCCGCGTTGGCATCCCGCCACATCACCAGCGTTCGATCCGGCGCCAACACCCCCACCGAGTCGGCCCCCGACTCCCAGAAGCGATGGGTATCCTTACCGGGCGAATCGAGGTCGAAGTGGCTGCCCAGGTGCTTCACCACCCCTACGCGAAGGCCGCGACGCCGCAACTCGGGTACCAGCCGCTCTATGAGCGTGGTCTTGCCGCTGTCGGAGTAGCCCGCCACCACCAGGATGGGTGGTACCTCTCTGTGGGTCATTGCCTACCTGCCCTTGTGGCCAACTGGCACCGGGCCCGGAACGCCCGATGAACCGTCCCGCCGCGATTATGGCGGAGGCGGCTCCCTGCGGCAACGTCTTGACCTTGGACTCGCCTGAGTGATAAGTTTGGCTCCACTCCGCGGCAAGGCCGAAGATGTTACCTGGTGCCGGCGACCCGTGAAAGCGGGCTGGCCGCGCAGCCTTGAGGAGGTCGGCGCAGGCTATGCACCGCCAACGTCTGCTTCAGGCCAGCATGGCGGCCATGGGCCTAGGCCTGCTCTTTCTGCTCAGCGCTTGCGGCCTGCTGGCCTGGCGCTACGCCGTAGGGCCCGTACCCCGGCTGCTGGCCTACGCGGTGATAGGCACGGGCCTGGTCGCCGGTACGGCCATCCTGGCGGGGATCCTGCTCTACGGATTGCTCGAGAGGCAGGGAAAACCCGGGGACTGACGACCCGCCGGCCTGATCGCGCGGAGGGACTACCGGAGGTGGCCGCCTGATCGCGCTCCAGTCGCTCCTGGCCCTGACTCTTCTCTCGTACCCGGCCGGTTACCTCCTGGGCAGTCTCTACCCGCCCCTCTGGCATGAGGACGCCTGGACCCGCGCGGCCGTCCGCACCCTTCTCGGTCTAGCCGCCTGGCCCGTCCTCATCGCTCTCTCCTCCGCGCTCAGCCTGCGCCTGACGGGCACGGCAGTAGCCGCCTACGTGACCGTGACCGGGCTCGCCATGCTGCTCCTGCTCATTCGCCGGACTGCGCCAAGCGTCGGTTCCTCTGCTTACGTGGTCAACCTCGACCTAGGCGTTGACAGCCTGGCTCTGCTGATCATCTTGCTGGCCACTTTGGTCCTGCGCTGGTGGCAGGCACGGGAGGCAACCTGGCCCCTCTGGGGCGACGCAGTCAACCACACCGCCGCTACCGCCCTCATCCTGGTGCGCGGCGGCATCCCGCCCAACTGGGAGCCCTTCATCCCCACCAGCGCCACTTTCTCCTATCACTTCGGGTTCCACTCCTGGGCGGCGGCCGTGGCCTGGCTCACCCCGGTAGAGCCCTGGTGGGCCGTCTTCTGGACCGAGCGGTTCCTCAATGCCGTGACTCCGCTGAGCCTGTATTTGCTGGCACTGGCCCTCTTCCGCGACCGGCGCGTGGGGCTGGGCGCTGCCCTGGCGTCCGGGATGCTGACCCTGATGCCCCAGTACTATCTCAACTGGAGCCGCGACCCCCAGCTGGGAGGGCAGGTCCTGCTGCCGCTGCTGGCCTATCTGGGTCTGGCTACCGTCGAACGCCGTCCCGCCCGGGTGCGCGCGGCCGCCCTACTGGCCCTGTCGGTAGCCGGCCTGGTGTTCGTCCACTACCGGGTCCTCATCTTCGCCCTAGGCCTCTTCTGCGGGCTGGCCGCGATCGCGCTACCCGGAGATGGCCGTCGCTGGAGGCACCTGGTGCTGCCTGCAAGCGCGGCCGCAGTGGGGGTGGCACTGAGCGCTCCCTGGGTCCGGCATGTCCTCTCCGTGCAGCGCCGGGTCGCCACTCTGGCTCCAGTAAGCTACGCCGAGGGGTTCGTGGGCGCCTACTTCGGCGTGCCCCGGCTCTGGGACTACGTTTCCCCCTGGGTGTTGGCGCTGGCAGCCATAGGCGTCGGGCTGGGGTTGAGGCGGTGGCGCCGTCAGGTCTTGGCCCTGGCCGTGTGGCTACTGGCACTCACGGCGGCAGCTAACGGTTACCGCACCGGTCTGCGTAGCCTCAGTCTGATCACCTTCATCTCGGTCTTTATGGCCCTCTACCTGCCCCTGTCGCTTGGCGTGGGCATGGCCTTGGAAGGACTCCTGCGCCGGGCCCGGTCGCCTGGCAGCGAGCGCCTCCTGCTGGGGGCCGTGCTCCT encodes:
- the mobB gene encoding molybdopterin-guanine dinucleotide biosynthesis protein B, giving the protein MTHREVPPILVVAGYSDSGKTTLIERLVPELRRRGLRVGVVKHLGSHFDLDSPGKDTHRFWESGADSVGVLAPDRTLVMWRDANADLKALASLMPVDLVLAEGFKSGSGPRILVTGGRADAGAQWGRGREVIAAVGGAEAEGPWPAHSPDDIAGVADRVEAWLLSLRDAR